GCAGCAGTCGCTGCGCCAGCGCCCGGTGATCGGCCCTGGTCGACTCGACCAACGTGATCGCCCGCGCCAGGGCGGCCCGCTCGTTGGCGCGGACCGCCGCGGCGAGGGCGTCGACGTCGACGGTCCGGCGCGCGGCCGCCGCAGGGGTGGCACGCGCCGCGGAACCCGCTTCGCTCATTCCGTCGCGGCGGAATCCGCGGCGCCGCTGCCGAGTTCGTGGCCGAGTTCGGCGCCGAGCTTCTTCAGCAGGTCGATCGCCGCGTCCGCGATCACCGTTCCGGGCGGGAAGATCGCCGCCGCGCCCGCCTGATAGAGCTCGTCGAAGTCACCGGGCGGGATCACGCCGCCGACGATGACCATGATGTCGGGACGCCCGACATCGGCCAGCGCCTGCCGCAGGGCGGGCACCAGCGTGAGGTGGCCCGCCGCCAGCGACGACACACCGACGACGTGCACGTCGTTGTCGGCCGCCTGCTGCGCCACCTCTTCCGGGGTCTGGAACAGCGGGCCCACGTCGACGTCGAAGCCGAGGTCGGCGAAGGCCGTGGCGATCACCTTCTGGCCCCGGTCGTGGCCGTCCTGACCCATCTTCGCGACGAGGATGCGCGGCCTGCGGCCCTCGGCCTCGGCGAATTCTTCGACCAGTTCGCTCGCCTTGGTGATGTTGGTGACCTTCCCTGCCTCGTCGCGGTACACACCGGAGAGCGTACGGATCTCCGCCTGGTGCCGTCCGTACACCTGCTCCAGCGCGTCGGAGATCTCGCCGACGGTGGCCTTGGCCCTGGCCGCGTCGATGGCCAGCGCGAGCAGGTTGTTCGCCATGCCGCCCTCGGAAGAGGCCGCCGCACGGGTCAATTCGGCCAGCGCCCGGCGCACCGCGTCGGGGTCGCGCTCGGCGCGCAGGCGTTGCAGCTTCTCGATCTGCTCGGCGCGCACCCGCGAGTTCTCGACCTTGAGGACCTCGACCTGCTGGTCCTCCTCGACCTGGTACTTGTTGACGCCGATCACCGGCTGCTGGCCGGTGTCGATGCGCGCCTGGGTGCGCGCCGCGGCTTCCTCGATGCGCAGTTTCGGGATGCCCTCGCCGATCGCCTGCGCCATGCCGCCGTGCGCCTCGACCTCGGCGATGTGCGCGCGGGCGCGGTTGGCCAGCTGGTGGGTCAGCCACTCGACGTAGTAGGAGCCGCCCCACGGGTCGATCGGGCGGGTGGTGTTGGACTCCTGCTGGATCAGCAGCTGGGTGTTGCGGGCGATGCGCGCGGAGAAGTCCGTGGGCAGCGCCAGCGCCTCGTCGAGCGCGTTGGTGTGCAGCGACTGCGTGTGGCCCTGGGTGGCGGCCATCGCCTCGATGCAGGTGCGCGCGACGTTGTTGTAGGCGTCCTGCGCGGTCAGCGACCAACCGGAGGTCTGCGAGTGGGTGCGCAGCGACAGCGATTTCGCGCTCTTCGGGTTGAACTTCGCGACCAGCTCGCTCCACAGCAGACGCCCCGCGCGCAGCTTGGCGACCTCCATGAAGAAATTCATGCCGATCGCCCAGAAGAACGACAGCCGCGGCGCGAACTTGTCGACCTCCATGCCCGCGTCGATGCCGGCGCGGATGTACTCGACGCCGTCGGCGAGGGTGTAGGCCAGCTCCAGGTCGGCGGTCGCGCCGGCCTCCTGGATGTGGTAGCCGGAGATGGAGATCGAGTTGAACTTCGGCATCTTCGCGCTGGTGTAGGCGAAGATGTCGGAGATGATCCGCATCGAGGGCTTCGGCGGGTAGATGTAGGTGTTGCGGACCATGAACTCCTTCAGAATGTCGTTCTGAATGGTTCCGGCCAGCTGCTCGGGCGCGACACCCTGCTCCTCGGCGGCGACGACGTACAGCGCCAGGATCGGCAGCACCGCGCCGTTCATCGTCATCGAGACGCTGACCTGGTCCAGCGGGATGTGGTCGAACAGCTGGCGCATGTCCAGGATGGAGTCGATGGCCACGCCCGCCATGCCGACGTCACCTTGCACCCGCGGATGATCGGAGTCGTAGCCGCGGTGGGTCGCCAGGTCGAACGCGACCGACAGGCCCTTCTGGCCCGCCTGCAGATTGCGCCGGTAGAAGGCGTTCGAATCCGCGGCGGTGGAGAAGCCGGCGTACTGGCGGATGGTCCACGGCTGGTTGACGTACATCGTGGGGTACGGCCCGCGCACGAACGGCGCGACGCCGGGCACGCTGTCCAGCGGATACCCTTCGGCCGCGACCGCGTCCCGATCCGCCTTGGTGAACACCGGCGGCACGTCGATGCCTTCGGGCGTCGACCACACCAGCTGCTCGGGTGCGTACCGGTTGGCCGCCGCGGCCGCGCGCAGATACTCCGTCACCTGCGCCGCGTCGACGGCGGCGGGCTCCGGCGCCCGCTCGGCCAGCGGCACGTCGGCGAAACTGCCGATCACGTGCTTGATCTCACGAGTAGTCATCAGGCTCCCACCTTCTCCAGCAGGCCGGACAGCGCGGCGACGGCGTCGATGCGCGCGGCGAGGAATCCGTCCGGGCGCTGCGCGTCGTCCAGATCGGCGACGGCTTTCGCCGAGCCGGCCAGCAGCACCGTCGCCACGCCCGCGGCACGCAGTCGCTCCACCGCCGCACCGGCTTCGGATCCGTAGCGCGTATCCGATCCGCACAGCACCGCGATCGGCGCCCCGGCGTCGGTGGCCGTCGCGGCGATCGCGTCGACCGTGAGCGGTCCGGGATTGATCGACTCGATGCCGCCGGAAGCCAGCAGGTTCGCGATGAAGGTGACCCGGACGTTGTGCTCGGCCACCGAGCCGAGCGGCACCAGCAGCGCTTTCGGCCGCGTCCCGTGTGCGGCGAGGTAGGCGTCGGAGCGGTTGCGCAGCTCCTCGAACGCGGCGCCGTAGCGGGCGACCCGTCCGGACTGACGCGCCGCCTCCGAGAGCGGCTGCTCGGCCAGGTTCGGGAATTCGTTCACGCCGGTGACGGCCGTCTTGCGGTGCGCGACATCGGCGTCGCGGGCGGTCTTCGTCTCGGCGACGCGCTCGGCGAGCAGCCCGGACTCCAGCGCGGCGAGGTAACCACCCGCCGCCTCGATCTCCTGGAGGAATTCCCACGCCTTCGCCGCCAGCGCGGCGGTGAGGTCCTCGACGTACCAGGAGCCCGCACCCGGGTCCAGCACGTGGCCGAGATGCGATTCCTCGAGCAGCAGCAGCTGGGTGTTGCGGGCCATGCGGTCGGCGAACGACTTCGAGACGCCGAGTTCGCCGGGCGGCAGGGCGGAGTCGAACGGCAGCACGGTCACGGTGTCGGCGCCCCCGATGCCCGCGCCGAAGGCGGCGAGCGTGGTGCGCAGCATGTTCACCCAGGGATCGCGCTGACTCATCATGGCGGCCGAGGTGACGGCGTGCTGCGGCGCGCCGCCGAAATCCGGTGCGCCGCAGACCTGCGCGACCCGAGCCCACAGCTGCCTGGCGGCGCGGAACTTCGCGATGGTGGCGAACTGGTCGTCGGTGGCCGCGAAACGGAATTCCAGCTGGCTCAGCGCGTCGGCGAGATCCAGGCTCTCGGTCAGCGACCGCAGGTAGGCCAGGCCCGCGGCGACGGCCGCGCCCAGTTCCTGGGTGTCGGACGCGCCCGCGTCGTGGAAGACGGTGCCGTCCACGGTGATCGCGCGAACTGTTTCCGGCCGCCCCGCCGCCCGTCCGGCCAGCGCGACCGCCTCGGTGAGACCGATATCGGACAGATCGGCGAAACGGCTGGTCAAGGGGGCGGCACCCAAGGCGATCCAGATGTCCTCGCGAGCCGGTGCGGCGTAGCCGTCGAGCACCGCGAACACTTGCGCGGCCGCGTCGGCGACGTCGCCGCCCGCATCCAGCGTGAGCGGGGCCAATTCGAACAGCAGGCCGTTCAGCGCGGCGGGCAGGTCCGGCACCGGCACACCGCGTTCGCCCGCGCCGAGCCAGACGGCGCTGATCCCGTTCTCCAGTCCGGCCAGGATCTCCCGGTTGGCCGCGGCGGCGTCGCGCTGGGCGACCTGCGCGCTGACGAACCAGCCCCGGTGCACGTCCCGGGTGGCGTCCCGGCCACGCACGAAGGGAAAGGTTCCCGGCAGCGGCTGTTCCGGCAGCTCGTCGCGCCGAGTGTAGAGCGGGGCGATGGTCAGCCCGTCATAGGTGGTCTCGTCGAGCAGTCGCTCGGGCTCCTCGGGAAGTTCGCTGACCTCGACGCGGCGAGTCTTCGCCAGCACCCCGGCAACGCCCTTGCGCCATGCACCGTATTCGGGCACCGGGTCGGCCCCGGGATCTGAAGCAATCGGCATAGCTTGCTGTTCCTCTTCCTCACCACGGGCGCACCGCCAGTGCGCGCCCGATACCCTCACATTCGCCCAGCTCAGCGACTACTTCGGTTAACGGGCATTCGTCCCGCTTCCACTGATGCTAGCGGGCGCATTCCCAGCCGTTGACCCTGCCCGCCACTACCAACCGGTAACCTGTCGCGGTGATCGACCGCAGCACCGAGGGGCCCGAGGCAGCCGAGCGCAGGCGCGGCGGCGTCTCGGCCAGGCTGATCCGTGACCCGCGTTTCGTCGCGCTGCTCGTCGGCGCGGTGGCCTTGTTCGGCACGGCCCTGCTGATTCCGCTGCCCTCTCCCCGCCAGGTGCAGGAGTGGGCGACGTCGGTCGGCCCGGTCTTCCCGCTGGTGTTCTTCGTGGTGCACGCTCTGGTGACGGTGGCGCCGATTCCCCGCACC
Above is a genomic segment from Nocardia sputorum containing:
- the scpA gene encoding methylmalonyl-CoA mutase — encoded protein: MTTREIKHVIGSFADVPLAERAPEPAAVDAAQVTEYLRAAAAANRYAPEQLVWSTPEGIDVPPVFTKADRDAVAAEGYPLDSVPGVAPFVRGPYPTMYVNQPWTIRQYAGFSTAADSNAFYRRNLQAGQKGLSVAFDLATHRGYDSDHPRVQGDVGMAGVAIDSILDMRQLFDHIPLDQVSVSMTMNGAVLPILALYVVAAEEQGVAPEQLAGTIQNDILKEFMVRNTYIYPPKPSMRIISDIFAYTSAKMPKFNSISISGYHIQEAGATADLELAYTLADGVEYIRAGIDAGMEVDKFAPRLSFFWAIGMNFFMEVAKLRAGRLLWSELVAKFNPKSAKSLSLRTHSQTSGWSLTAQDAYNNVARTCIEAMAATQGHTQSLHTNALDEALALPTDFSARIARNTQLLIQQESNTTRPIDPWGGSYYVEWLTHQLANRARAHIAEVEAHGGMAQAIGEGIPKLRIEEAAARTQARIDTGQQPVIGVNKYQVEEDQQVEVLKVENSRVRAEQIEKLQRLRAERDPDAVRRALAELTRAAASSEGGMANNLLALAIDAARAKATVGEISDALEQVYGRHQAEIRTLSGVYRDEAGKVTNITKASELVEEFAEAEGRRPRILVAKMGQDGHDRGQKVIATAFADLGFDVDVGPLFQTPEEVAQQAADNDVHVVGVSSLAAGHLTLVPALRQALADVGRPDIMVIVGGVIPPGDFDELYQAGAAAIFPPGTVIADAAIDLLKKLGAELGHELGSGAADSAATE
- a CDS encoding methylmalonyl-CoA mutase family protein codes for the protein MPIASDPGADPVPEYGAWRKGVAGVLAKTRRVEVSELPEEPERLLDETTYDGLTIAPLYTRRDELPEQPLPGTFPFVRGRDATRDVHRGWFVSAQVAQRDAAAANREILAGLENGISAVWLGAGERGVPVPDLPAALNGLLFELAPLTLDAGGDVADAAAQVFAVLDGYAAPAREDIWIALGAAPLTSRFADLSDIGLTEAVALAGRAAGRPETVRAITVDGTVFHDAGASDTQELGAAVAAGLAYLRSLTESLDLADALSQLEFRFAATDDQFATIAKFRAARQLWARVAQVCGAPDFGGAPQHAVTSAAMMSQRDPWVNMLRTTLAAFGAGIGGADTVTVLPFDSALPPGELGVSKSFADRMARNTQLLLLEESHLGHVLDPGAGSWYVEDLTAALAAKAWEFLQEIEAAGGYLAALESGLLAERVAETKTARDADVAHRKTAVTGVNEFPNLAEQPLSEAARQSGRVARYGAAFEELRNRSDAYLAAHGTRPKALLVPLGSVAEHNVRVTFIANLLASGGIESINPGPLTVDAIAATATDAGAPIAVLCGSDTRYGSEAGAAVERLRAAGVATVLLAGSAKAVADLDDAQRPDGFLAARIDAVAALSGLLEKVGA